In Rhinolophus sinicus isolate RSC01 linkage group LG01, ASM3656204v1, whole genome shotgun sequence, the genomic stretch CTTTCTAGCCTCCTGTGGTGGCAAGGGTGGAAGAGGCCTCACCATTTGCACCACTTTTTCTAATCTCTTTTTTGTCTTCTCACCTATCCTTGGGAAGTACAATGGGTCCTCGTGTTCTGAAGTGATGTGGGCCGTCCATGGTTCAGAGGTGGCAGAGGAAGCCCTTTATCCATACCCTGCGAGGCTGCTGCCTTCTATTTCCAGGAGAGAACTCAGAGGCAGGGTTGCTGCTAGGCTATATTTCTTTAATCtcgttttttaaaatcttaggactttttttttctttttctttttttaaagcattggaAAGGATCTTAGAGCCCCAGAAAGGGATGATGAGTTGCCAAGGAAGTTTGGGCAGAGCCCAGCGAGGGCCTGCTCTTTGGGGTCCTGTGTCCCCTTGCTACTCAGTGTGGTCCCTGGGTCAGCAGCATCAGTGCCACCTGGGAGCTTCTTAGATATGCAGAATCTTGGTCCCACCaagacctacagaatcagaatctgtattttatcaGATTGATTCCAGGTGGTTCTATGCACATGAACATTTCAGAAGCATTTTTTTGTATACTTTGCATGATACTCTTCTTCTGTGTTCCTGAAAGAAACAGTAAGTCCATAAATCAAGGTCCAGTTTCTAGTTCTGTTGAGAAGCTCTCCCTTCTTGAGAGCTTCTATTTGAGGCACTTTTGAGAATGATCCCTGCAAATTGTGAAATTCAAGTTCTTTATGTCTTTTCAATAGAAACCACCTGTGGGTTAGACCCGAGGACTTCATAGCTAATTATTTAGAGACACGTGCCTGCtgttaatggaaaaaatacacaTGATTCTCATCAGTGAGTTTATTAATCCACTTTTGGTCCTTTGCACTGACATCCAtgctcaaattttattttctactacaTATTAGGTTAAGAGGTGGAGTCAGTGAGGCGTTTCCCAGGAAACaatggctatttgtatgtcctgaTCTGATTCCTCTGCCCCTCGCTCATGGATGGCTTGGCTCCTGCTCCTAAACATTTACAGTCTCGTTGGAGAGATAAGATCATCCTCAAGTTCTACATTTTATGAGGGAGCAAAACAAGCCACAGGGAgttgtacgaggtgtgatcaaaacatacggtgaatgtttaaataaaaaaaaattattacagtgaaagactcattgccattaatcctcctcaatatactccccctcgcttcaaacacacttatcccattgttcttgccactttctgaagcagttctggaagttctctttcatgagtgtctttcgttgcgctgtcctggctgcctcaatgtcctgaatcaattcaaaatgattacctttcatggtcattttgactttggggaagagccagaagtctcatggtgtcagatccggtgaatacggtggatgaggacgcactgcaatgtttttatttgacagaaaatgccatataccagaagtgatgtgtgacatggagcattgtcatgatagaggatcatttacggcacattttaaaacacaccttctctcaaccgtagctcacacccgactgactgcactgaacaagttgaaacttgtcacacactgttactaaggttctatACGCtgtttcccatattgaagatccctgcctttccgttggatggcactcggcagcagcattcactgtaggttttgatcatacctcataggTCCTTTCTGATCTCAGGAGCTGGCCTAAGCAAGAGGGTCAGGGCAGATTGAGAGGCTCTAGGTCACAATGGGAGCTTTCTACCAAGCAAGTAGGCAGCGCTGGGGATGTCTGTCCACAGCCTTAGCAGGTGTGGTGTCCTGAGACTAAAGTATCACCCTGGGTCATGAGTCAGGGCCAAACAGGGACAATAATACCTAAAAGGCCAGTCCAGAGGGACAGAGGAGAGGGCAGCCAACCTAGAGTAATCAGGGCCTGTGATTTACaacatttaatattctttaaataattaaaaatattttttcaattatagttgacatataatattacattagtttcaagtgtacaatatagtgttagacatttatataacttacgaagtgatcaccacgatacaTATAGTGCCCATTTGATATCCTTACAAGCTCCCCATAAGGTAGGTATTATGACTGACATTTAGAGATAATGAAGGGATGGCTCAGGAAAGTGGGAAAATTCACCTAAGGTCACATGGCTGGTGGGACCAGTGCCCGGAGACACCTTACTGCCTCCTGCCTGAGTCAGGCTTGATGATAACGATGGCAGAGCAGAACCATCGGAGGAGATGGAATGGCCCCAGCTGCAGGAGAGGAGGTATGCGAAGGCTTGGAATAAAGCAGAACTGATAGAGCGATCAAGGTCATAGAGCAGGAGCAGTGGGCTCCGATGGAATCCAGGCCCTCAGGTTTCTAGACCTTTCCCTGGTGCTGTGCTGTGTGGAGGGAATTGTCATCTGCACCACTTCTGGGACTCGGAGCTATGATGGCAGGAATGGCTGTAGAGCTCAGATCCGGGAAAGATCTCACGTTTGGACTAATGaaaggctggggagggagggtggtttGGGGGCTTCAGAAGTGAGAAGAGGGCTCTCTTGAAGCGAACCCACTTGCTTCCTCACTCATCCACCTGGTGATGCCTAGTGACTAAGCCTCGTGACTAAGACCCGGTGCTCCTAGAGGTCAGGAATGAAGACCTCACCccttctggctctttccccagAGTGGGCCTGGCGAGTGAGTGAGTGTTGATTGCAGAGCCAGGCTGTAGCTGTCCTCTGGTCTCAAAGGACAGAACCTCTGGGTGACCCCAACAGCCAAGCCCCAGACCATGTCTGACTTGCACCAACTACTCCCAAGGCACACAGAGTCCCCTCCCAGCTGTTGTTTCTGGGCCTTCACCTCCTCTGCATAGCCCTGAGCGTTTCTCCAGAACTTCCTGTTTGCCTGTGGCTGCACAGACATGGCTGGTCCCACCCGGGGTCACTCATCTGGTGAGACTCAGGGCAAAAGGTGGAACTCAGCTCTGTTCTCCCCATAGCTCCTCTGGTTTCTCTCTACTCACACATGGGTGCTCGGGGACCACTCCCGTCGGACCCCAAGACCAGTGGAGCAGAGGCCCTGCATCCAAGTCAGCTCACAAGAAGGTCAAGGTGACCCAGAAGGGCTTGTCGCCAAgatccttaaaaaaatttttttttgatttttcGACTTTCCAAAAAGGCCAAGTAAATGATGACTTCAGAACATAGCGTTccagagaaaactggaaagaggAACAAAGTCCCCTTGGttggggagaaggagaaaaagcgCACGGAGGGTGAGGTCTGAGCACCACTACAGTGAAAAGACCCCTGTGTTATCTACGTAGGTGCGCCTGCCAGCTGGGTGCTAGGCTGCAGGAGCTGTCAACAGAGGGACAGAATGAATGTTCCTGGAGGGTAGGGACTAAGTCAACAGCAGTGTTGGAAAATTTACAGCCTGTGGGCTTGGAAAATATTCTTACAGCAAAACAGTTTTCCGGGCTGCTGCCATTCCTTCCCCAACCTGTGTCTGAGGGCGAAGACTGAAGTCACCAGGCAGGGGTCTGGCTGTCCTGACATGCGGGGCTGATCACCACATGCCCATCCCAATCGCTaattagattgtttccatgtttacAGAGTCGCtgaaatataacattgtattagaaCATTTTGTCTGGGAATAATACTGTCCTGGAAATGActtgaaaatatgctttttaagCTGAGGGCTCAGGAGCCCTGAGAACTCAGTGTGGAGCCTCTACTCCTAGTCACATCTGAAGACACTTTGGTCTGTgacaacaaaaggaaagaaaacaaacggATGCTGAAGTAAAGAAGGTTTGCCTACCAAGTTGTGTCGTTGTCACCCTGGCTTTTCAGAGCTATTCTCCAACCTTCTGCTCTCCTTGATGCCCTGAGAGGCTGGTCCTCGTGTTTTTGTGATCACCCAGGATCCCTTACTTACTGGCTTCCAACCCAGTTTGGCCCATAGAAGCGCCAGGAGGAGACTGGAGGGCTGGAGGCGAGAAATGTCAAGAGTATTTCCACTCTGCTTCTGAGTCTCTGGCAGCAGCTGTCATCCTCCCCAGTCCAGTCTTTACCAAGAGGCCCACCTGCCCCGCCCATGCCAAACACACAGTTCTGGCTGTCCTGGGGCTCCTGTAACACTATTTTATCCGTTGTCCCCTCAGAGCCACCATTGCTAAGCTCTAGTTGTCTAGCCTCTGTGAATAGTCCGTCCTTCAGTAAAGCCTCTTCGTGTGAGCTCTCTGCAGATCTGGTTTCCTAGGGGATCCTGACAAACTTCCTTGTTCGAACCCGTTTCTCAAAGGAAGTAAATGTCACACTGTCAGTACTGTTGCTCTTCTAGTTTGTCCCTGACTCTTGCCTTTTCCCTATGGGAGAGATCGTCTCTGTGCACACCGGCAATCCCAAAAGATGGCAGAGAAAAGGGGAAGCAGCGAGTGCTGGGCATGAAAGCATTTGAAGGATCCTGGCACACAGCCCCCCAGGAGTggcaggggcagaggtggggaaaggagtgtgggaaggaatgcaggaAATCAGAAAGCAAGCGTAAGCGACACAGAACTGTGCTGCCTGGATTGGGCACGTGCCGCCCAGCACACAGCCTCCAGCTGACACAGCCCTAACGTCAGGGTCTGCCTCAGCACAGAAATGCCTTGACCAAAGCGATCCCTTATCGAAGCTGCCCGACGGGGCTGTTTTGGCTCCATGCGGGAATGTTCAATTCCTTCCACTGCTCCCCTCCCTCAGTTTCCTTCACAAGTGCTGGTCTCTAACAAACATCGTATAAACAGCTTGCACCCAAACTCCATCTTAGTCTATGCTTCCCGGAGAAGTTTAGAGACTAATTTATAGCCAGAGCAGCAAATGCTTGACGTTAACCCTGGATTTTGTGTGTGGCAAGggctttctttgctttctttacaTGGAAGCAGAGGATCTCCCAGAGGGCACGAGAGAATGCGAGAATGGCCATTTCTGAATAGGGATTCCAGATCAGAACTGTTTATAAAGAGCTTTGTGCAGTCATGCTATGGACAAACATGTGGAGGATTATTTTCAGTTTGGTTAGAAAAATAGGCATAAACATGGAGGAGTGAGGGTCATGGAGGTGTTTCCTTTAGAAGCTGAAAATATTAGGAAGGAAATACAAGTTTGGTTCAGTGTCTGTGTGCCTGATGCTAAGGGGAGGTTTTTACATGAACCTGAAAGAGCTCTGAGACGGATACAGGACAAAGCAATTTCCATTTTGTCCTGGAATTTTCCTTATCCTTTTGTTGCACACCCCTTGTTTGTTAACAGTCTTCTCCCAACATCCTGGTATCTATGAGCCCCAATCAAACTCAAACTCAAACTCAATCCAAGAAGTTCCCCTTCCCTCACTTTGGTTATTTGGTTCCATGTCACAACCCCCAGTTGGAAAATGGAAACTTCATGTCTCACCTCATGCTCCTCTCATTCTTTCCTGCTTATATCCTGTCCTGGTTGCGAGCAACCAAGTGGGTGGCTTGGTTTAAATATGAGTTGTCAATTCCACCCTCTACCACCCTGGTAGTGCCTCTGAGGCAACAGGAAGGACTCATTAAGAAAACTATTACCCACTCTGAGTGGGTGGATGCTGAGAGGAGGTGTCAGATCCTTGGCGGGACCATATCAGAACCCAAGGTCAAGGTAAAGTGAGGGATACAGCTAAGGACAGTTTTTCCCTGCCAACGATCAATAAGGTCCACGCAGATTGAGGAAATTTTTACTTCCAGACACTCTTGACTAAGGTTAACCTAACAGACAGAATCACACCGACTTCTCAGGATCTGCCTCCAGCCTTGTCCAGCTCAAACCTAACATAACTGCTCTACTAGTAATAGTATTAGTATCAAATCCCTACTATCAAATCCCATCTCTAATCTCATCTCTTAGTAGTTTGCTAaacatgtcaataaatatttctgggtGTTTCTGGGATTTCTATCTCTGCCTTTAGTTTTAGTTTAACACGTGTTTTGGCGTCTCCTTATGCTCGAACCAGGTTGTATCCTTTAGCCCATCAACACTCTGATAAATGCAGTTCTCCCTTTttgtctcctctccctttccacaTTGGGGAGAGAGACAGCACATTGAGACCAAGACCCAAATATGGTGATAGTGCACGGCCAGAGTTGGGGCACATGGGGAAAAGGGAGTCAGGGCAGATTACTTTGATTTCCAAGTTCTGTTTAATGGGTTCATACCGGCTAATTCTTCCTAGTCTGCCTAGCTCAGGAACCCCTTTTTCAaccaaaatgtcaaaataaacatacttttcagttttcaaaattttattgagaCATTGGGGAGAAACAGCCAACATATACATTCCTCATTTCGTCACGACTGGCATTTTACCCACACGATAGGCTCTTCTCTGGCTTTGATCTAACTTCAGGTCTCCTTGGCAGTCCTTCTGCTGTCCTCTCCTTGCTGCCTGGTGTTGTATGAAGTTCACCAGGCCAGAGCCCACTGATGGGGTCACACGTGGGAGCGGTAATTGCGATTGGCTGTGGAAGAAGGACACGTTTGCAACAGGGACACGAGTTAGAACATAGCCATTCATAGTCTTCCTGCCCAAACAGTTATTTGAATGGAAATGAGATTCTCAGGCTGAGGTGTCAGGGTCCTAGGAGAACTAACTCCAAGACAGAGAACCCTAGGGCAACCAGCCCCCATGTTTGACTGTTCTCCTACTCATCCCTCACTCACCATCATCGCCCCGTTTTCTGCTCTTCAGGCTGCCCTTCCGGTATTTTCTTTTACTGCCACTTCTCTTGACTCCCTTGTGAGGAGATCGGTTCTTTCCCCTCCTTATGCCATGACTCTTTAATTTGCGGCTGGTCGACATTGCAATTTCTGCAAAGTTGAGGGGCTTTGCAGGGCCCGGAGGGCGCGAATCTGGGTATTTAAGGCCTCAGCCATTGTGACTGTGAAGGGGTGTGGCTTATCAGGTGGGTGGGGCTCCATTATGCTGTCACTAACTTTTGTTACACTTTGGTCATATATGCAAAATAAGGTGGCCCCTCTAGTGCAGCTGAAGGCTACCCTcaattttgagctaatttttttgttaaatgagGCTTTTCAGACAGGTGTTATTGAGCAACTAAATTTCAGTCCTGTTCAGAGTTTCTGGGGAGTACCTGCTTGCCTGTAGGAAATTTAATGGTTGTTGAATGCTTGTGTAAAATGTGTGTTTAAGTCTCTCTACAGCATTGGGAGATAACAAATGTGTTTCTATAGGGACTTGACTCTAAGAGATCCAATTCAATGTGATCAAAACATAAACATACCTTGCTTTCACctagatcagggtttctcagcATCAGCTCTGCTGGCATTATGGATTGAGTAATTTTGTGGGACTGTCCTGTCCAGCGTAGGATGTTTGGCAGCATTCCTGGACTCTTCCCATTAGATGTCAATAGAGTCCCCAcaactgtgacaaccaaaaatattttcaaacattgcCTTGAGGGGAAGAGCAA encodes the following:
- the TNP1 gene encoding spermatid nuclear transition protein 1, producing MSTSRKLKSHGIRRGKNRSPHKGVKRSGSKRKYRKGSLKSRKRGDDANRNYRSHV